TTGACGTTTAGGTCATCGCTACCAAAGAAGGTGTCGGAAAGTCGCGCACCGAAGATCTCGGCCTGGGAGAAGGACTGCGCCAGGGCGGCGTCCAGAAGGCCCACACCAGCCTTGTTCCGCTGAGCATCATTTAGAACAAAGAACAGACCCATGAAAATTGGCATCTGCAGCAGAAGTGGCAGGCAGGAGCTGAGCGGGTTTGAACCGGTGCGCTTGTATAGGTCCATTTGCTCACGGGCAAACTTCTCACGAGATTCGCGGTCTGTCTTGCCCTTGTACTTTTTTTGTAGCTTCAAAAGCTCTGGCTGGACCAGCATCATGTTGCGCTGGCTCTTGATTTGCTTCACGAAAACCGGGATTAGGGCAGCTCTAACGACAAGCACTAGACCAACGATGGCCAGCACCCACGAGGCACCTGAGTTAAAGGAGAAACCGATCGAGCTGAATAGGGTGTGGAAAGAAACCAGAATGAGCTCAATTAGCCACTTGATGGGCCACAACAGGTCCATTGGCTTACCTCGACTTTTCTTCTATAGCGGGACTTACA
The genomic region above belongs to Aquiluna sp. KACHI24 and contains:
- the yidC gene encoding membrane protein insertase YidC; its protein translation is MDLLWPIKWLIELILVSFHTLFSSIGFSFNSGASWVLAIVGLVLVVRAALIPVFVKQIKSQRNMMLVQPELLKLQKKYKGKTDRESREKFAREQMDLYKRTGSNPLSSCLPLLLQMPIFMGLFFVLNDAQRNKAGVGLLDAALAQSFSQAEIFGARLSDTFFGSDDLNVKILAGTMIFLMTASQFITQKQIMTKNQNPDVQNSQFMQTQKILLYVLPFVFLISGVTFPLGVMTYWLVSNFWTMGQQFLVIRNMPTPGSPAFKAREERLARKGKLQIEEPTAAAEEETKKRQQPVGKQRAKKKKKQT